A genomic segment from Candidatus Korarchaeum cryptofilum OPF8 encodes:
- a CDS encoding TM1812 family CRISPR-associated protein has protein sequence MSERICIATWGNPQEWKFAEYYSEDQPQRRVRAFSTLNILHEIEQPSKTIIIALDTLADPDKLEECGSDYSCIEANVREKIGKYLCGIEAEIVVLPGVFSKRESGRQIIFRSDPQKEFLPLLIYELYDRLLNVDGELEVVLDISHGINFMPTLAYRAVTEVAAALAVARAEQVKLRVYQADPYPSLPREIGNRLARSDDLCKPASEDEPPSLRYNKIAEATFKLWDLSRYVAHYSERRLLTAPKDYDFGNSDELLEKALLLLGAYRLGALLQLGLLAKTTHIEDLERVMRKAVEFWRRKRRVVREINGLKLESDKKFLTGFYLLLHGHAVLRGAKKLLSESESASLDEAIVTFKEINELKKLLEGSKVVTILVDREISKLDNKVRKSGNIINDWTLYTDILEKPEEKSDGEPQREREDMEIFKRNFIAHAGFHDEVVELRMRNDIELRVRPGEWDRVKGALKEAVA, from the coding sequence AGCAACCTTCGAAGACGATTATAATAGCCCTCGACACATTGGCAGACCCGGATAAGCTGGAGGAGTGCGGATCCGATTATAGCTGCATCGAGGCGAATGTCAGGGAGAAGATTGGAAAATACTTGTGCGGGATTGAGGCAGAGATTGTAGTGCTTCCTGGAGTCTTCTCGAAGAGGGAATCTGGAAGACAAATAATCTTCAGATCAGATCCCCAAAAGGAATTTTTACCTCTCCTAATTTATGAGCTTTACGACAGGCTGCTGAATGTGGACGGCGAATTGGAGGTGGTGCTCGATATAAGCCACGGTATAAATTTCATGCCGACTCTCGCCTATAGAGCGGTTACCGAGGTAGCAGCAGCTTTAGCGGTTGCGAGAGCAGAACAGGTGAAACTGAGGGTTTATCAAGCTGATCCATACCCATCGTTACCTCGTGAGATCGGAAATAGACTTGCTAGAAGCGATGATCTGTGCAAGCCTGCATCTGAGGATGAACCGCCGAGTTTACGTTACAATAAGATCGCTGAGGCTACTTTCAAGCTCTGGGATCTATCCCGTTATGTGGCTCATTATAGTGAGAGGAGGCTACTGACAGCTCCAAAGGATTATGACTTTGGCAACTCAGACGAGCTTTTGGAGAAAGCCTTACTACTTCTTGGTGCTTATAGGCTGGGTGCCCTCCTACAATTGGGTCTACTAGCTAAAACTACTCACATAGAGGATTTAGAGCGGGTTATGAGGAAAGCAGTAGAGTTCTGGAGAAGGAAGAGGAGAGTAGTCAGAGAGATCAATGGTTTAAAGTTGGAGAGTGATAAGAAGTTCCTGACCGGCTTTTACTTACTATTACATGGGCATGCCGTGCTCAGAGGAGCAAAGAAGCTACTGTCTGAGAGCGAATCCGCCAGCCTAGATGAAGCTATCGTTACTTTTAAGGAGATCAACGAACTAAAGAAACTCCTAGAAGGCTCCAAGGTTGTGACAATACTCGTGGATAGGGAGATTTCCAAACTTGATAATAAGGTTCGAAAATCAGGTAATATAATTAACGATTGGACATTGTATACGGATATACTGGAGAAGCCAGAGGAGAAATCAGATGGAGAGCCCCAGCGGGAGAGGGAAGATATGGAGATATTTAAGAGGAACTTCATAGCTCATGCAGGATTCCACGATGAAGTTGTCGAACTTAGGATGAGGAATGATATAGAGCTTAGGGTGCGCCCAGGTGAGTGGGATAGAGTGAAGGGAGCTCTTAAGGAAGCGGTGGCATAA
- a CDS encoding ATP-binding protein: MRTSLEEWNLYAARREFREREIDLLKMISEDKITAITGMRGSGKSSLLMMLLQRLLKMGERAAYVNLEDIRMRGSKTALDDVVKWFGYSGYLLLDEITEAHGWESWLLRTHELLRGKLFMVVTSSRSMAPYERLRGRMLVREMYPLSFREFLKFKGLEADYNSGTGRLERALEEYLLYGGLPEVVLSEESMDKVRILSSYFDRIVSEVAGAAGEDAALTQMFSKYVVENPRFTASKCHDFLKDLGFRVGKDTVLKLERVSQESYLFFFIPIFSRSIKDGLKYPRKAYLGDTGFMYAASGSVDMGRLFENAVLLELKRRRPDLSIGYWRNREGLEVDFLLLDESGVERMIQVSYGILRAEKREIKELVSCSEEMGVKEGVIITRGEEGVRNVDGVEIKLIPLWKWLIESPSEY; the protein is encoded by the coding sequence GTGAGAACATCGCTCGAGGAGTGGAACCTCTACGCCGCGAGGAGGGAGTTCAGGGAGAGGGAAATAGATCTCTTAAAGATGATAAGCGAGGATAAGATAACCGCGATAACTGGAATGAGGGGTTCCGGGAAGTCGAGCCTCCTCATGATGCTCCTGCAGAGGCTGTTGAAGATGGGTGAGAGGGCCGCTTACGTAAACCTAGAGGACATAAGGATGAGGGGATCTAAGACGGCTCTGGATGATGTGGTAAAGTGGTTCGGGTACTCGGGGTACCTCCTCCTGGATGAGATAACCGAAGCTCATGGCTGGGAAAGCTGGCTCCTCAGAACGCATGAGCTCCTGAGGGGGAAGCTCTTCATGGTAGTGACCTCATCGAGGAGCATGGCTCCATACGAGCGCCTCAGGGGGAGGATGCTCGTCCGTGAGATGTATCCCCTCTCATTCAGGGAGTTCCTGAAGTTCAAGGGCCTGGAAGCCGATTATAATAGCGGTACAGGGAGGCTCGAGAGGGCTCTCGAGGAGTACCTCCTCTACGGGGGCCTTCCCGAGGTCGTTCTATCCGAGGAGAGTATGGATAAAGTGAGGATACTGAGCTCCTACTTCGACAGGATAGTCTCCGAAGTCGCCGGGGCTGCAGGGGAGGATGCTGCTCTTACACAGATGTTCTCGAAGTACGTAGTTGAGAATCCCCGCTTCACGGCCTCGAAGTGCCACGACTTCCTGAAAGACCTCGGATTCAGGGTCGGGAAGGATACAGTACTCAAGCTGGAGAGGGTATCTCAGGAGAGCTACCTATTCTTCTTCATCCCCATATTCTCGAGATCCATCAAGGACGGGCTCAAGTACCCCAGGAAAGCTTATCTCGGAGATACCGGCTTCATGTATGCAGCATCGGGGAGCGTTGACATGGGCAGGCTCTTCGAGAACGCCGTTCTCCTAGAGCTAAAGAGGAGGAGGCCAGATCTGAGCATAGGGTACTGGAGGAACAGGGAGGGCCTGGAGGTGGACTTCCTGCTGCTCGATGAGAGCGGAGTTGAGAGGATGATACAGGTCTCCTACGGTATACTCAGGGCGGAGAAGAGGGAGATCAAGGAGCTGGTATCCTGCTCCGAGGAGATGGGAGTGAAGGAGGGGGTCATAATAACTAGGGGGGAGGAGGGAGTGAGGAACGTCGATGGGGTTGAGATAAAGCTTATTCCCCTGTGGAAATGGCTAATCGAATCTCCATCGGAGTATTAA
- a CDS encoding ATP-binding protein: MEGTLRSLISEWFSSEIPKLVRRDISLPIRGNALALIGPRRAGKTFMMYQIASDLMQRGIARESIVYLNFEDLRLSNLREEDFPTFLKILAEMTKPLPSGEKALLLLDEVQNLKEWGRWVRSLLDRGYAVVSGSSSKVGVREIPTELRGRYLERLVLPLSFREFLKFREVNIDYLEAPEKRGRILRYLREYLMLGGFPEVVLNPEHAKELLRVYRETVFYRDIIERFRVRDISSFRFFLEMLEGSFGSYFSLSSAQKTFKSMGIKKSKKTLANYFKYCEDSFYILPIRKFSFSRKAMLQQPRKVYPIDTGYMKGESIGRRMESSVAIELMRRGDEAYYMKEGDSEVDFLLVRDRTVEEAIQVSYSLDEVEKREIEGLRKAFDLFGGIKASILTWDLEGERSLDGRTIRLIPLWKWLLSH, from the coding sequence ATGGAGGGAACGCTCAGATCCCTTATCTCGGAGTGGTTCTCCAGCGAGATACCTAAGCTTGTGAGGAGAGATATCTCCCTCCCAATTAGAGGGAATGCATTGGCCTTAATTGGCCCTAGAAGAGCTGGGAAAACTTTCATGATGTATCAAATAGCTTCAGATCTAATGCAGAGGGGAATCGCCAGGGAATCCATCGTTTACCTGAACTTTGAGGACCTTAGGCTCTCCAATCTGAGGGAAGAGGACTTTCCAACGTTCCTGAAGATATTGGCGGAGATGACCAAACCCCTGCCCTCGGGTGAGAAAGCGCTTCTACTATTAGATGAGGTTCAGAACCTGAAGGAGTGGGGGAGATGGGTCAGGTCCCTCCTGGATAGGGGGTATGCTGTCGTCTCCGGATCCTCCTCGAAGGTGGGGGTGAGGGAGATACCGACGGAGCTCAGGGGCAGGTACTTGGAGAGGCTGGTCTTACCCCTCTCCTTCAGGGAATTCCTGAAGTTCAGAGAGGTAAATATAGACTATTTAGAGGCTCCCGAGAAGAGAGGTAGAATATTGAGATATTTGAGGGAGTATTTGATGCTTGGAGGCTTCCCTGAAGTTGTCCTAAATCCGGAGCATGCAAAGGAGCTTTTAAGGGTTTACAGGGAGACCGTCTTTTACAGGGACATCATCGAGAGATTCAGGGTGAGGGACATATCCTCATTCAGATTCTTCTTGGAGATGCTCGAGGGCAGCTTCGGTAGCTATTTCTCCCTATCCTCAGCTCAGAAGACGTTCAAAAGTATGGGGATTAAGAAGAGTAAGAAGACGCTTGCAAACTACTTTAAGTACTGCGAGGACTCCTTCTACATCTTACCCATAAGGAAGTTCTCATTCAGCAGAAAAGCGATGCTACAGCAGCCTAGGAAGGTCTACCCCATCGATACGGGCTATATGAAAGGAGAATCCATCGGGAGGAGGATGGAGAGCTCGGTAGCTATTGAGCTCATGAGGAGGGGGGATGAGGCTTACTATATGAAGGAAGGCGATAGTGAAGTGGACTTCCTCCTGGTGAGGGACAGGACCGTTGAAGAGGCAATACAGGTCAGCTATTCCCTTGATGAAGTTGAAAAGAGGGAAATAGAGGGATTGAGAAAGGCTTTCGATCTTTTCGGCGGGATTAAAGCCTCAATCCTGACATGGGATCTGGAGGGAGAGAGATCCTTGGATGGGAGGACTATCAGACTGATCCCTCTCTGGAAGTGGCTCCTCTCCCACTAG